In Bacteroidota bacterium, the DNA window CACTGCGGATTGGTCTATACAAATCCGCGACTGACACAAGAGAAGATTTCTGCACTCTACGACGCCGACTATTTTCAGGGGCATGGATTTGACGAAAGCGTAAACTATGTCAAAGAGGTCAACGAACATTCCGGCAAAGAACGCTTTACCCTCGACGATTGGGATTGCGACTGCATCGCCAGCCTCATTGCATCGCACGGCCCCTCAGCGAACGGTGCGAAGCTTCTTGAGATCGGTTGCGGCACCGGCGTATGGCTCGATAAGGCAAGAAAGCACGGGTTCGACTGTCACGGTCTCGAGCTTTCGGAATATGCGGCTGGGTTTGTGAGGAACATGGGAATTCCCGTCGAAACCAAATCGATCGAAGATGCAAATTTCGCCGAGGGCAGTTTCGATGTGATCGTAATGCGCGAAGTCATCGAACACTTGCCGCATCCACTTCAATCGCTGCAAACCGTACACAAGTGGCTCCGTTCGGGTGGCGTATTGTTCATGGCAACGGGTAACTATGATTGCCCCGAGCGAAAGTTAAAAGGCTCCGACTGGTTCTATTTCATGCCCGAAGGACATCTCACGGTGTTCTCGAACAAGACAATGACCGCCTATCTGAAGAAAGTCGGTTTCGCGTCTGTGAACGTAACGAACCAAGGCGATAAACTGATGGAGATGTTGCGAAGCAACGGGATTATCGGGCCCGGAAGTGCAAAGCCTCGAAATCCGTTCAAGCGGGTGATCTTCGGCCTGGTTCGTGGTGTCAACCACTTTATTTCAAGCGGGATGCGAATCTACGCGGTGAAGTAAATCACTTCGCGGGTGGCGGGGGCACTTTCAGCCGAATCACTCCTCCGCTATCGCCTCGCGTAACGTTAATGGCAAGGATATCGCCGACGGCGTGGTCTGCGATCGTACTGTAAAAGTCGTCATCCGACGTTACTTTTTCTCCACTCACCGACGTGATCACATCTCCGGCTTCGATACCGGCCCGTTCGGCGATCGAGCCTCGGGCAACGCTTACAACAAGCACGCCGGATTCGGAGGTAAGCCCGAACTGCTGTTTTAGATCGTCGTCGAGTGTCTGTACCGTCACGCCGATCGAGCTGTTGCGAGCAATCTTCTTGCCGGAGCGAAAGTCATCGACAATTTTCTTGATCTTGTTCACGGGAATTGCAAAGCCCAGACCGATCGACCCAGCGCCTTGACCGTTCTGTGCCGTCGAGAAGATCGTCGCATTCATTCCAACCACTTCGCCATTGATGTTCAATAGCGGCCCACCGCTGTTGCCGCTGGAGATCGCAGCGTCCGTCTGGAGCATATCGCGAAAGTTTTTCCCGCCTTCGAGGCCAAGATTTACCCCGGTGTTCGAGATCACGCCCACCGTAACGGTCGGCTTGTTATTCTTCTCAAAGAGACCGAATGGGTTGCCCATGGCGATCGCCCACTCGCCGACCTCGACATCGTCCGAATTTCCAAGTTGCAAATACGGAAGATCTGTCGCGTCGATCTTGAGGAGTGCCACGTCGTTGACCGGATCGGTACTGACGAGTTTGGCGTCGTATTGCTTCCCCGATGTTGTGGTAATAATAATTTTCGATGCGCGACCGGCAACATGATCGTTCGTGAGGATATATCCGTCGGGTGAGATGAAAAATCCCGAGCCGAGCTCTTTCAACTGATATCGTTGCGTTTGGGGCCCACGTCGTTGGTTACCGAAGAACTGACGGAAGAACGGGTCGCTCTGGAACATTTGATCCATCATTCCCTGAAACGGATCGTACACCTGCTGCTCGAAGACCTCGGTAACATTAATGCCGACCACAGCGGCGCTGGCCTTCGCTACAGCGCGAGTGATCGCCGTATGCCGCGATACGGTGACGCCATCGTTGAGCGAATCGCGGACAACCTTCGTCGTGGATGCATTGGTATAGAGTGGCTTATCACCCGTCGACTTCGTACAGGACGTAGTCGGCGCGGCAAGCGCCAGTACAGCAGCCAAATGGAGCAGTTGGAGCATACGATGTTGGTTCATGTGAGTGATCAACCGGCGTCTGCCGGGGTCGCTGCAAAAACAAGCTGGATCGCAAGCAGACCCGACAACGCACGAATGAGCCAATGCGGAAGCCGGTATCCGGCCACGTCGGATGCTACGATCGTGTACCCCGCTTCGTGCAGTAATGCGCGTGCCGTTTGCTTCGTGAAGAACCGAAGGTGTGTTCGGTCGAGGATGCCGGATTCGGTATACGTGAACGATCCCCCGAGCAAACCGAACCGCACGCGCCAATGGGCGACGTTCGGGATACTTACCACGATACGTCCGCCGCGTGCCAGAAGTTTCTTTGCCTCGCGCAGAATTGGAAGCGGGTCGCGAGTATGTTCAAGCACATCGCCAAAGAGGATCACGTCGAAGCCGGGGCCAGCAACGTCCCGCAATTGCTCCGTCCAACCACTCCGTTCGACGTCAACCGCTCGTGTGTCGGTTAATCTCTGGTGCGCTACGTTCAGCGCATCTACGTCAGTATCGATCCCTACCACTCTGGTCGCATTGCGTTCGATCAGTGCTGCACCCAAAATGCCCGTATGACAACCCACATCGAGCACCGAACTCCCGGCCGGGATCATCGACAGTTCGATATGATGGACGTTGGACGGATTATCCAGGTCCGGAATAAAATCATATTTCAGTGTCTGTGTGCTCATCGGCTCCTGAGAAATTCATTCACCGGTTGGATGTGGCGCGATGCGATCGTCCCTATCATCACGAGCAAGGCATAGTGCAACAACACCAACGTCGACGGAGCAAACTGCACTGAAGAAAACGCACCCGTAAGCCCGTCTTCAAAAAAAATTAGTTCGAGTACGAGTATCCCGAACGTCGCGAGCAGCGCCTGAAAATGAATATTCTTGCGGACGAATGTACCGAGCACATAGAACAGCAGCCACGCCACTACAAGCACCGGCGATACGCACAGACCGATGGCAGCGGCCGTCGCAAGGCCGCGCCCACCATGGAATCGAAGATAGATCGGATAGCAATGCCCGAAAACGGTCGCTGCGGCGGCGTAGGGAATGAGATCCACGCGCCGAAGCAGCACAAGTGCGACGACTGGTAACGCCCCTTTGAGCATGTCAAGCAAGAGCACCGCGAGGCCGATCCCTTTGTTTGAAGTTACTTCCCAGGCATTCCGCGCCCCGATGTTTCGCGATCCTTCGACTCGAAGATCGCGGCCGTCGAAGGCTCGGGCCACAAGAAACGCATTCGGGATCGCCCCGAGGAGATACGCTGCAACGATTGTGAGTGCAATATCCATACTCCCAATAGCAACAATATTTTAGAACAAATGTCAATCTATCAGGAATTTCTGAACCACGCCATCGGTCTCGCCCGACAAGCCGGAGCGTTTGCACTCGGAGCGCAACGCGGCGCATTAACGATCGAATCGAAAACCAACGAGTTCGATCTCGTGACGCATGTCGATCAACACAACGAAGAATTTATTAAGAACGCCGTGGCCGACCGTTTTCCTACCCATGGCTTTCTTGGCGAAGAAAGCGGCGGGACGATCGATGCGACGGAGGTACGCTGGATTGTGGACCCGATCGACGGAACACTCAACTATGCCCACGGGCTGCCGATCTGGTGTATCTCGATCGGCATCGAAGTCGCTGGAGTTATTGAGGCAGGCGTCATCTATGACCCTTCGCGTGAAGAATTATTCTCTGTCATTCGCGGCGAAGGAGCACATCGCAACGGCGAACGTATGGCCGTATCGGCCATGACCGACCCGGCCCGTTCGATGTATGTCACCGGCTTCCCGTATGACATCTCGCTCGATCCGTATGGGGATATTCCGCGCTTCGAGCGTTTCCTGCGTCGCGGCTTGATTGTCAGACGACTTGGCAGCGCTGCGCTCGATCTGGCGTATGTCTCCTGCGGACGCTTCGATGCCTTCTTCGAAGGTGGCCTATCGGCATGGGATACCGCTGCCGGTGCGCTCATGGTGCGCGAAGCCGGCGGCACAACCACGCATTTTGACGGGTCTGCCTACTCGGTATATAAGAAATCGATTATCGCCTCGAACACCGTGCAACACGGATTTCTCGAGGAGGTCGTCCGAGGCGAATTCTTTAGAATGTGATCGTGACGGCTTTGGCCGTTGCGTCGTAGGTTGTTGTGAATTTTGTCAGACCTGTCGGTGCCGGGCCGCCGGTCACATTGCCGTTCAGATCGAATGTAGAATTATGACAACGGCAGACGATCCGCGTGCCGCTCATATCGACGTCTGGGTATCCGCAACCGGCGTGTGAACAAACTAAGAGTAATGTCTCGTACACTGTCGCACTCCGCCTAATGATCAGGAGTCCGCGTCCCGAAGTCGGGGCCGTGCTGTGAACGGCCATGTTGTCACTTGTAAGCGACGACACATCGACTCGTATGGTCTTTCCGGCATCGGCGCCAGAGCTCAGATCGGCCGATGCTGGGTTCGAGCAGCTTTCAAGAACAACCGGCGAAACAAACCCGACGACAGTAATGCCGATAATGGTATTGATCGCCGTGGTGAGAAATTGCCTGCGACTATTCGGTTGAATCAGTTCTTCGTTCATATTCATCGTTCATCGATCCTAAAAACAATACTATGACTTCTTCGGGGACAAGAAGGGTGGATGCTCACCCTAATGACCCGCCTCCTGCCAGTCTGTTTCGGGACCGAAGGATGAATCTTTGTTCACAAAGAATTGCCCTACTACCACTAATAGTGGATCGTAACACGGTTCGTCGTCGAGTCAAAGTCGGTGGCGTACGTATCAAGATTCGACGTCGCTGGGCCGTGGGTGACATGCCCGTCTCGGTCGTACTGCGACCCATGGCAATTACAGGCAATATTGGTCCCATTATAATCGATGTTCGGATAGGTACACCCCTGATGCTTGCAAACCAGAATGATCGTTTCATAGAGTGTGGCCGATCGACGGATCACCAACCACGGCGAGCCGGTCGGTGACTCCTTCGCCGTGATGTGAATTGCCGTATTATCGGCCGTCAGCGCCGAGACGTCTTCCGTGACGGTCTTCCCCTGAAGGGTAACCGTGGATACCGGGTTCGAGCTGTAACAACCTTCCAACACCGGCGATAGCGAGCCGATGATGGTCACCCCTGCCAGCGCAGAGCCAAATTGCTTGAGAAACGAGCGACGCGACGCGTCATCGAGTAGTTCGAGATCTTCTTTCATGGCAATCAAAATGTTTGTTATAACACGCGTCTGCCTCTGTAGGACACATCATGGAGTCTAAATATGACACAGGGGCAGA includes these proteins:
- a CDS encoding trypsin-like peptidase domain-containing protein — its product is MNQHRMLQLLHLAAVLALAAPTTSCTKSTGDKPLYTNASTTKVVRDSLNDGVTVSRHTAITRAVAKASAAVVGINVTEVFEQQVYDPFQGMMDQMFQSDPFFRQFFGNQRRGPQTQRYQLKELGSGFFISPDGYILTNDHVAGRASKIIITTTSGKQYDAKLVSTDPVNDVALLKIDATDLPYLQLGNSDDVEVGEWAIAMGNPFGLFEKNNKPTVTVGVISNTGVNLGLEGGKNFRDMLQTDAAISSGNSGGPLLNINGEVVGMNATIFSTAQNGQGAGSIGLGFAIPVNKIKKIVDDFRSGKKIARNSSIGVTVQTLDDDLKQQFGLTSESGVLVVSVARGSIAERAGIEAGDVITSVSGEKVTSDDDFYSTIADHAVGDILAINVTRGDSGGVIRLKVPPPPAK
- a CDS encoding Rieske 2Fe-2S domain-containing protein, producing the protein MKEDLELLDDASRRSFLKQFGSALAGVTIIGSLSPVLEGCYSSNPVSTVTLQGKTVTEDVSALTADNTAIHITAKESPTGSPWLVIRRSATLYETIILVCKHQGCTYPNIDYNGTNIACNCHGSQYDRDGHVTHGPATSNLDTYATDFDSTTNRVTIHY
- a CDS encoding Rieske 2Fe-2S domain-containing protein is translated as MNEELIQPNSRRQFLTTAINTIIGITVVGFVSPVVLESCSNPASADLSSGADAGKTIRVDVSSLTSDNMAVHSTAPTSGRGLLIIRRSATVYETLLLVCSHAGCGYPDVDMSGTRIVCRCHNSTFDLNGNVTGGPAPTGLTKFTTTYDATAKAVTITF
- a CDS encoding glycerol-3-phosphate acyltransferase, encoding MDIALTIVAAYLLGAIPNAFLVARAFDGRDLRVEGSRNIGARNAWEVTSNKGIGLAVLLLDMLKGALPVVALVLLRRVDLIPYAAAATVFGHCYPIYLRFHGGRGLATAAAIGLCVSPVLVVAWLLFYVLGTFVRKNIHFQALLATFGILVLELIFFEDGLTGAFSSVQFAPSTLVLLHYALLVMIGTIASRHIQPVNEFLRSR
- a CDS encoding methyltransferase domain-containing protein gives rise to the protein MSTQTLKYDFIPDLDNPSNVHHIELSMIPAGSSVLDVGCHTGILGAALIERNATRVVGIDTDVDALNVAHQRLTDTRAVDVERSGWTEQLRDVAGPGFDVILFGDVLEHTRDPLPILREAKKLLARGGRIVVSIPNVAHWRVRFGLLGGSFTYTESGILDRTHLRFFTKQTARALLHEAGYTIVASDVAGYRLPHWLIRALSGLLAIQLVFAATPADAG
- a CDS encoding inositol monophosphatase, with translation MSIYQEFLNHAIGLARQAGAFALGAQRGALTIESKTNEFDLVTHVDQHNEEFIKNAVADRFPTHGFLGEESGGTIDATEVRWIVDPIDGTLNYAHGLPIWCISIGIEVAGVIEAGVIYDPSREELFSVIRGEGAHRNGERMAVSAMTDPARSMYVTGFPYDISLDPYGDIPRFERFLRRGLIVRRLGSAALDLAYVSCGRFDAFFEGGLSAWDTAAGALMVREAGGTTTHFDGSAYSVYKKSIIASNTVQHGFLEEVVRGEFFRM
- a CDS encoding methyltransferase domain-containing protein is translated as MSPKTKNSRPFEFTHPANQMHFAPSDFESVHCDFCGADDYTKRYEKRGFWMVQCNHCGLVYTNPRLTQEKISALYDADYFQGHGFDESVNYVKEVNEHSGKERFTLDDWDCDCIASLIASHGPSANGAKLLEIGCGTGVWLDKARKHGFDCHGLELSEYAAGFVRNMGIPVETKSIEDANFAEGSFDVIVMREVIEHLPHPLQSLQTVHKWLRSGGVLFMATGNYDCPERKLKGSDWFYFMPEGHLTVFSNKTMTAYLKKVGFASVNVTNQGDKLMEMLRSNGIIGPGSAKPRNPFKRVIFGLVRGVNHFISSGMRIYAVK